From Oncorhynchus mykiss isolate Arlee chromosome 25, USDA_OmykA_1.1, whole genome shotgun sequence, a single genomic window includes:
- the LOC118944133 gene encoding basic proline-rich protein-like: protein PPPPPPPPPPPPPPPPPPPPPPPPPPPPPTPPPPPPPPPPPPPPPPPPPPPPPPPPPPPPPPPTPPPPTPPPPPPPPPPPPPPPPPPPPPPPPPPPPPPPPPPPTPPPPPPPPPPPPPPPPPPPPPPPPPPPPPPPPPPPPPHPPPPPPPPPPPPPPPPPPPPPPPPPPPPPPPPPPPPPPPPPPPPPPPPPPPPPPPPPPPPPPPPPTPPPPPPPPPPPPPPPPPPPPPPHPPPPPPPPPPPPPPPPPPPPPPPPPPPPPPPPPPPPPPPPPPPPPPPPPPPPPPPPPPPPPPPPPPPPPPPPPPPPPPPPPPPPPPPPPPPPPPPPPPPPPPPPPPPPPPPPPPPPPPPPPPPPPPPPLPPPSPPPPPPPPPPPPPPPPPPPPPPPPPPPPPPPPPPPPPPPPPPPPPPPPPPPPPPPPPPPPPPPPPPPPPPPPPPPPPPPPPPPPPPPPPPPPPPPPPPPPPPPPPPPPPPPPPPPPPPPPPPPPPPPPPPPPPPPPPPPHPPPPPP, encoded by the coding sequence cccccccccccccccccccccccccccccccccccccccccaccccccccccccccccccccccccccaccccccccccccccccccacccccccccccccccccccccccccccccccccccccccccccccccccccccccccccccccccccccccccccccccccccccccccccccccccccccaccccccccccccccaccccccccccccccccccccccccccccccccccccccccccccccccccccaccccccccccccccccccccccccccccccccccccccccccccccccccccccaccccccccccccccccccccccccccccccccccccccccccccccccccccccccccccccccccccccccccccccccccccccccccccccccccccccccccccccccccacccccccccccccccccccccccccccccccccccccccccccccccccccccccccccccccccccccccccccccccccccccccccccccccccccccccccccccccccccccccccccccccccccccccccccccaccccccccccccccccccccccccccccccccccccccccccccccccccccccacccccccccccccccccccccccccccccccccccccccccccccccccccccccccccccccccccccacccccccccccccccccccccccccccccccccccccccccccccccccccccccccccccccccccccccccccccccccccccccccccccccccccccccccacccccccccccccctcccccccccccccccccccccccccccccccccccccccccccccccccccccccccccccccccaccccccccccccccccccccccccccccccccccccccccccccccccccccccccccccccccccccccccccccccccccccccccccccccccccccccccccccccccccccccccccccccccccccccccccccccccccccccccccccccccccccccccccccccccccccccccccccccccccccccctcccccccccctcccccccccccccccccccccccccccccccccccccccccccccccccccccccccccccccccccccccccccccccccccccccccccccccccccccccccccccccccccccccccccccccccccccccccccccccccccctcccccccccccccccccccccccccccccccccccccccccccccccccccccccccccccccccccccccccccccccccccccccccccccccccccccccccccccccccccccccccccccccccccccccccccccccccccccccccccccccccccccccccccccccccccccccccccccccccccccccccccccccccccccccccccccccccccccccccccccccccccccccccccccccccccccccccccccccaccccccccccccccccccc